A window of the Gemmatirosa kalamazoonensis genome harbors these coding sequences:
- a CDS encoding BlaI/MecI/CopY family transcriptional regulator — protein sequence MPEQPIDRHLSRRERQIMDVLFQMEEATAAEVQERLPEAPSYSAVRAMLRILEDKGHVRHHEDGPRYVYRPVVARDTAQKTAISHMLRTFFDGSVEAAMTALLDATDRRLSRDEVDRLSSLIEERRREGR from the coding sequence ATGCCCGAGCAGCCGATCGACCGCCATCTCAGCCGCCGCGAGCGGCAGATCATGGACGTGCTCTTCCAGATGGAGGAGGCGACTGCCGCCGAGGTCCAGGAGCGGCTGCCGGAGGCGCCGAGCTACTCGGCCGTCCGCGCGATGCTGCGCATCCTCGAGGACAAGGGGCACGTGCGGCATCACGAGGACGGGCCGCGCTACGTGTACCGCCCGGTCGTCGCGCGCGACACCGCGCAGAAGACGGCCATCTCGCACATGCTGCGGACGTTCTTCGACGGATCGGTCGAGGCGGCGATGACCGCGCTGCTCGACGCGACCGACCGCCGCCTGTCGCGCGACGAGGTCGACCGCCTCTCGTCGCTCATCGAGGAGCGTCGCCGGGAGGGCCGCTGA
- a CDS encoding peptidylprolyl isomerase, with protein MRPPALLTRVAAAAALAFAAACAGTSPLLKPNARAERLAAPDTFVVRFTTTRGPFDVQFIRAWAPHGADRVYYLVRNRYYDGVRFFRVLPGFVAQFGESGDPRVAKLWDVRTIPDDPVRQSNTRGMVTFATAGPNTRTTQLFVNYSSNNTRLDKLGFAPLGRVMDGGMRVVDSLYAGYGEGPPKGKGPDQDRMAAEGDRYLQRNYPKLDWIRSARVVHEGRRRR; from the coding sequence ATGCGACCCCCGGCCCTTCTCACACGCGTCGCGGCGGCGGCCGCGCTCGCGTTCGCCGCGGCGTGCGCCGGCACGTCGCCCCTGCTGAAGCCGAACGCGCGCGCCGAACGGCTCGCGGCGCCCGACACGTTCGTGGTGCGCTTCACGACGACGCGCGGACCGTTCGACGTGCAGTTCATCCGCGCGTGGGCCCCGCACGGCGCCGACCGCGTGTACTACCTCGTGCGCAACCGCTACTACGACGGCGTGCGCTTCTTCCGCGTGCTCCCCGGCTTCGTCGCGCAGTTCGGCGAGAGCGGCGACCCACGCGTCGCGAAGCTCTGGGACGTGCGCACGATCCCCGACGACCCGGTGCGACAGAGCAACACGCGCGGCATGGTGACGTTCGCCACCGCGGGTCCGAACACGCGCACGACGCAGCTCTTCGTCAACTACTCGTCGAACAACACGCGCCTCGACAAGCTCGGCTTCGCGCCGTTAGGCCGCGTGATGGACGGCGGCATGCGCGTGGTGGACTCGCTCTACGCCGGATACGGCGAGGGCCCTCCCAAGGGGAAGGGCCCGGACCAGGACCGCATGGCCGCCGAGGGCGACCGCTATCTGCAGCGCAACTACCCGAAGCTCGACTGGATCCGCAGCGCCCGCGTCGTGCACGAGGGACGGAGGCGGCGATAA
- a CDS encoding helix-turn-helix domain-containing protein, which yields MPRPADPIAVDPYVVDTLLPDLVGHDRRPSAFLVYLVLWRRTEGGRAAAALSLRELAEATGLSKRAVQTAVNSLLRRKLVGLQRETPTAIPRYAVLKPWARRGG from the coding sequence ATGCCACGCCCAGCGGATCCGATCGCCGTCGACCCGTACGTGGTCGACACGCTGCTCCCCGACCTCGTCGGCCACGACCGGCGACCGTCGGCGTTCCTCGTCTACCTCGTGCTGTGGCGCCGCACCGAGGGCGGGCGGGCCGCCGCGGCGCTCAGCCTGCGCGAGCTCGCCGAGGCGACGGGACTCTCGAAGCGGGCGGTACAGACGGCGGTGAACTCGCTGCTGCGACGGAAGCTCGTCGGGCTCCAGCGCGAGACGCCGACGGCGATTCCCCGCTATGCGGTGCTGAAGCCGTGGGCGCGGCGGGGAGGGTGA
- a CDS encoding S1C family serine protease, with protein MSILSTAEIQQDLATIGAALRDVTVVVRGGHPRRSRSPDAQGSGIVWEPGLVVTNAHVATETTLSVELPDRAAVPATLVARDPRRDLAVLRVDPGELGARHTATIGDPDRLRPGELVVALGHPLGVPHSLALGVVHTVGKASWQGERATTPALIHTDIRLAPGNSGGPLADVRGRVLGVNAMIAGGLGVAISATEVRHLLLAAEPRPRLGATLREVTVRVGARGERDERLGLLVMETSAGGTAARAGLVQGDVLLGHAGRPFRSPDDLLALLHDAGPGGTLRLDVGRGGARLSLEVTLGAAVGAERRAA; from the coding sequence ATGTCGATCCTCTCGACGGCAGAGATCCAGCAGGATCTCGCCACCATCGGAGCAGCCCTGCGCGACGTCACCGTCGTCGTGCGCGGCGGCCATCCCCGGCGCTCCCGGTCGCCCGACGCGCAGGGCTCCGGCATCGTCTGGGAGCCGGGGCTCGTCGTGACGAACGCCCACGTCGCGACCGAGACGACCCTGTCGGTCGAGCTGCCCGACCGCGCCGCGGTCCCGGCCACGCTCGTCGCCCGCGACCCCCGACGCGATCTCGCGGTCCTCCGCGTCGACCCCGGGGAGCTCGGCGCCCGCCACACGGCCACGATCGGCGACCCGGATCGGCTCCGACCGGGCGAGCTGGTGGTCGCACTCGGCCACCCCCTCGGTGTCCCGCACTCACTGGCGCTCGGCGTCGTGCATACTGTCGGCAAGGCGTCGTGGCAGGGGGAGCGAGCGACCACGCCGGCGCTCATCCACACGGACATCCGGCTCGCCCCGGGCAACTCGGGCGGCCCGCTCGCCGACGTGCGCGGACGCGTGCTCGGGGTGAACGCGATGATCGCCGGCGGCCTCGGCGTCGCGATCTCGGCCACCGAGGTGCGGCATCTCCTGCTCGCCGCGGAGCCGCGGCCGAGGCTCGGCGCGACGCTGCGCGAGGTCACCGTGCGCGTGGGGGCGCGCGGCGAGCGGGACGAGCGGCTCGGGCTCCTCGTGATGGAGACGTCCGCGGGCGGCACGGCGGCGCGCGCAGGGCTGGTCCAGGGTGACGTGCTGCTCGGCCACGCGGGACGGCCGTTCCGGAGCCCCGACGACCTGCTCGCCCTGCTCCACGACGCGGGGCCCGGCGGGACGCTGCGCCTCGACGTCGGGCGGGGCGGCGCGCGGCTCAGCCTGGAGGTGACGCTCGGCGCCGCGGTCGGCGCGGAGCGCCGCGCGGCGTGA
- a CDS encoding response regulator transcription factor, whose translation MTRVAVVAASPVLRAGLESLLGAAPSLVVVGTVSERRDGDDDAPSLAELVAPLAPDVVVLVADGEPPRLADEGVDGSARGRWREGRSGAGRPAVVLLADLADPRAVVRAIRAGVRGVLPREAGADEIIAAVEAVAAGLLALPADVADELLAGMAPEPVGAVASAPAVTLTPREREVLALLAQGLANKAIAPRLRISEHTVKAHVASIFEKLGAGTRAEAVVTAARLGILML comes from the coding sequence GTGACGAGGGTCGCCGTCGTCGCCGCGTCGCCGGTGCTGCGCGCCGGCCTCGAGTCGCTGCTCGGCGCGGCGCCGTCGCTGGTCGTCGTCGGCACGGTGTCCGAGCGGCGCGACGGCGACGACGACGCGCCGTCGCTGGCCGAGCTCGTGGCGCCGCTGGCCCCCGACGTCGTGGTGCTCGTGGCCGACGGGGAGCCACCGCGTCTCGCCGACGAGGGCGTCGACGGCAGCGCGCGCGGGCGGTGGCGGGAGGGACGGTCGGGGGCGGGGCGCCCGGCCGTCGTGCTCCTCGCCGACCTCGCGGACCCGCGCGCCGTCGTGCGGGCGATCCGCGCCGGCGTGCGCGGCGTGCTCCCGCGCGAGGCCGGCGCCGACGAGATCATCGCCGCGGTGGAGGCGGTCGCGGCGGGGCTGCTCGCCCTCCCGGCGGACGTCGCCGACGAGCTGCTCGCCGGCATGGCGCCCGAGCCGGTGGGCGCCGTCGCGTCCGCGCCGGCCGTGACGCTCACGCCGCGCGAGCGGGAGGTGCTCGCACTGCTCGCCCAGGGGCTCGCGAACAAGGCGATCGCGCCGCGGCTCCGCATCAGCGAGCACACCGTGAAGGCGCACGTCGCGTCGATCTTCGAGAAGCTCGGCGCGGGCACGCGCGCGGAAGCGGTGGTGACCGCGGCACGCCTGGGGATTCTGATGCTGTGA
- a CDS encoding S1C family serine protease — protein sequence MSSTLEALSNDLAGAVERAGRSVVAIHARRRIPSSGVLWRPGLVVAADHTVHKDDDVRVTLPDGTDARATVAGRDPTTDVCVLKLPDGAGEAATVARTPLRVGQLVLALGRPGPSVTASLGIVSAVGPEWRTWRGGRVDQFVRLDLAIYDGFSGGPLVDAAGRVLGLGTSGLARAAAVAIPASTVDRVADQLLAGGRIRPGYLGIGTQPVKLTEAMRGHLRGAGDRAPEWGLMVVAVEPNAPADRAGMLLGDVLVVLDGQPTADPRDVLAALGPDTIGRSIEATVLRAGTPATLSITVGEHPSR from the coding sequence ATGTCCTCGACGCTCGAAGCACTCTCCAACGACCTCGCCGGCGCCGTCGAGCGCGCGGGCCGCAGCGTCGTCGCGATCCACGCCCGCCGCCGCATCCCGTCGAGCGGGGTGCTCTGGCGGCCCGGCCTCGTCGTCGCCGCCGACCACACGGTGCACAAGGACGACGACGTCCGCGTGACGCTCCCCGACGGCACCGACGCCCGCGCCACAGTCGCCGGCCGAGATCCCACGACCGACGTCTGCGTGTTGAAGCTTCCCGACGGCGCGGGCGAGGCGGCCACCGTCGCCCGCACCCCGCTCCGCGTCGGCCAGCTCGTGCTCGCGCTCGGCCGCCCCGGTCCGTCGGTCACGGCGAGCCTGGGGATCGTCTCCGCGGTCGGCCCGGAGTGGCGCACCTGGCGCGGCGGCCGAGTCGACCAGTTCGTGCGGCTGGATCTCGCGATCTACGACGGCTTCTCCGGCGGCCCGCTCGTCGACGCCGCGGGACGCGTCCTCGGCCTCGGCACCTCCGGCCTCGCGCGCGCGGCGGCGGTCGCCATCCCGGCGTCGACCGTGGACCGCGTCGCCGACCAGCTCCTCGCCGGCGGCCGCATCCGACCCGGGTACCTCGGCATCGGCACCCAGCCGGTGAAGCTCACCGAGGCGATGCGTGGGCACCTCCGGGGCGCCGGCGACCGCGCGCCGGAGTGGGGTCTCATGGTCGTCGCCGTGGAGCCGAACGCGCCCGCCGACCGCGCCGGCATGCTCCTCGGCGACGTGCTCGTCGTGCTCGACGGCCAGCCGACGGCCGACCCGCGCGACGTCCTCGCCGCCCTCGGACCGGACACGATCGGCCGCTCGATCGAGGCCACGGTCCTCCGCGCCGGCACCCCCGCCACGCTCTCCATCACCGTCGGCGAGCACCCGAGCCGCTGA
- a CDS encoding M56 family metallopeptidase — MTPLLADLLSRGGDLAARALPLVAGSAIKGTIILAAAAGATTLMRRAAAATRHLVWSTAVVGVLVLPLLELVAPRWSLPIAPASFAPASLAGPVAGPVAGPIAGPIAGPIAGPIAGPVEVAPAPAVAVPAEVVVAPPVAVPISTVTPSEWGAPASSGPSVLGWLAIVWAAGAVVVLLRLTLGTFGLARLVRRAAPADDAAWVMLLQRLARQLGIRRPVTLLVGRTGTVPVTWGVVYPLVLLPADADAWTEERRRAVLLHELAHVERFDALTHVLSQLALAVFWFHPLVVLAARRLRAERERACDDLVLAVGTRPTAYAGDLLELVQTLGEASPAAAALAMARRSEFEGRLLAILDPALPRIRTTRRAAAVACAVAAVALVPLAGARATAAATPARQAAHAPRPAGESALPSYIVEHGPTQAHAPAAPVRGTPSTLAALGMARAQLSGKVTALAGCRPRAGQHVVSVHDDGAHSSTTIVNGERCLEVQLTGKVDFSDDDTDVERLSSGGMMEIAETRGGTTRAVLLRERGGQLERSYTVNGAALDPVEGEQWLRGIIPVLARESTIGVQGRVARIRRQRGVAGVLDDLRQIASDGVKRAWFTALLQDGQPSVDELRQMALATRSIASDGDKAASLKAIADRANGDPAVAMAIVAAAHTIASDGDRRAVLTRVAGAPATGEVLGQATQAAKEMASDGDKSAVLRLIISRATDLPEVRNAVIDASTTLASDGDRSGVLVAVLGAPTDEATLVNVLRSAHAIASDGDRRIVLTAALTRTTLATTRAREAFFTTADNIASDGDHAEVLLAALRRPDLSPAALPDLLRSASHIASDGDKARVLSAVAARPRALEDAGTRTAFFAALKTVSSGEEYRRVMELVTR; from the coding sequence ATGACGCCCCTTCTCGCCGATCTCCTGTCGCGCGGCGGCGATCTCGCCGCCCGCGCCCTCCCCCTGGTCGCCGGCAGCGCGATCAAGGGGACGATCATCCTCGCCGCGGCGGCCGGCGCGACGACGCTGATGCGCCGCGCCGCCGCCGCGACTCGGCACCTCGTGTGGAGCACCGCGGTCGTGGGCGTGCTCGTGCTGCCGCTGCTGGAGCTCGTGGCGCCGCGCTGGAGCCTCCCGATCGCGCCCGCGTCGTTCGCCCCGGCGTCGCTCGCCGGACCGGTCGCCGGACCGGTCGCCGGGCCGATCGCCGGGCCGATCGCCGGGCCGATCGCCGGGCCGATCGCCGGACCGGTGGAGGTCGCCCCCGCGCCCGCCGTCGCCGTCCCCGCCGAGGTCGTGGTCGCCCCGCCGGTCGCCGTGCCGATCTCCACGGTCACGCCGAGCGAATGGGGAGCGCCCGCTTCTTCCGGTCCGTCCGTGCTCGGCTGGCTGGCGATCGTGTGGGCCGCCGGCGCGGTCGTCGTCCTGCTGCGACTCACGCTCGGCACGTTCGGCCTCGCCCGGCTCGTGCGCCGCGCCGCGCCGGCGGACGATGCCGCGTGGGTGATGCTCCTCCAGCGGCTCGCCCGCCAGCTCGGCATCCGCCGCCCCGTCACGCTGCTCGTCGGACGCACGGGCACGGTGCCGGTGACGTGGGGCGTCGTCTACCCGCTCGTGCTCCTGCCGGCCGACGCCGACGCGTGGACCGAGGAGCGCCGCCGCGCGGTGCTGCTCCACGAGCTCGCGCACGTCGAGCGGTTCGACGCGCTCACCCACGTGCTGTCGCAGCTCGCGCTCGCCGTGTTCTGGTTCCATCCGCTCGTCGTGCTCGCGGCGCGCCGGCTGCGCGCGGAGCGTGAGCGCGCGTGCGACGATCTCGTGCTCGCGGTCGGCACGAGGCCCACGGCGTACGCGGGCGACCTGCTGGAGCTCGTGCAGACGCTGGGCGAGGCGAGCCCCGCCGCCGCGGCGCTCGCGATGGCGCGCCGATCGGAGTTCGAGGGACGACTGCTCGCGATCCTCGACCCGGCGCTGCCGCGCATCCGCACGACGCGCCGCGCCGCCGCGGTGGCGTGCGCGGTCGCCGCCGTCGCGCTCGTGCCGCTCGCCGGTGCGCGCGCCACCGCGGCCGCGACGCCCGCTCGCCAGGCCGCGCACGCGCCCCGCCCGGCGGGCGAGTCCGCGCTGCCGTCGTACATCGTCGAGCACGGGCCGACGCAGGCGCACGCGCCAGCGGCGCCGGTCCGCGGCACGCCGTCGACGCTCGCCGCGCTCGGCATGGCGCGCGCACAGCTCTCCGGCAAGGTCACCGCGCTCGCCGGCTGCCGGCCGCGCGCGGGACAGCACGTCGTGTCCGTCCACGACGACGGCGCGCACTCGTCGACGACGATCGTCAACGGCGAGCGGTGCCTCGAGGTGCAGCTCACCGGCAAGGTCGACTTCTCGGACGACGACACCGACGTGGAGCGCCTGTCGTCCGGCGGCATGATGGAGATCGCCGAGACCCGTGGCGGCACCACGCGCGCGGTGCTGCTGCGCGAGCGCGGCGGGCAGCTCGAGCGGTCGTACACCGTGAACGGCGCGGCGCTCGACCCCGTGGAAGGGGAACAGTGGCTGCGCGGCATCATCCCCGTGCTCGCCCGCGAGAGCACGATCGGCGTGCAGGGACGCGTGGCGCGCATCCGCCGGCAGCGCGGCGTCGCCGGCGTGCTCGACGACCTGCGCCAGATCGCGAGCGACGGCGTGAAGCGCGCGTGGTTCACGGCGCTGCTGCAGGACGGGCAGCCGTCGGTCGACGAGCTGCGGCAGATGGCGCTCGCGACGCGCTCCATCGCCTCCGACGGCGACAAGGCGGCGTCGCTGAAGGCGATCGCCGACCGCGCGAACGGCGATCCCGCCGTGGCGATGGCGATCGTCGCCGCCGCGCACACGATCGCCTCCGACGGCGACCGCCGCGCCGTGCTCACGCGCGTCGCCGGCGCGCCCGCGACGGGCGAGGTGCTCGGCCAGGCGACCCAGGCGGCGAAGGAGATGGCGTCCGACGGCGACAAGTCGGCGGTGCTCCGGCTGATCATCTCGCGCGCGACGGACCTGCCGGAGGTGCGCAATGCCGTGATCGACGCCTCGACGACGCTCGCGAGCGACGGCGACCGCTCCGGCGTGCTCGTCGCCGTGCTCGGCGCGCCGACCGACGAGGCGACGCTCGTCAACGTGCTCCGTTCGGCGCACGCCATCGCGTCGGACGGCGATCGGCGCATCGTGCTCACCGCGGCGCTCACGCGCACGACGCTCGCGACGACGCGCGCGCGCGAGGCGTTCTTCACGACGGCCGACAACATCGCGTCGGACGGGGACCACGCCGAGGTGCTGCTCGCCGCGCTGCGCCGCCCCGACCTGTCGCCGGCCGCGCTCCCCGACCTGCTGCGCTCGGCCTCGCACATCGCGTCCGACGGCGACAAGGCGCGCGTGCTGAGCGCCGTCGCCGCGCGGCCGCGCGCGCTCGAGGATGCGGGCACGCG
- a CDS encoding VOC family protein has protein sequence MPHTDTAAVRGIKFVSIPTRDQDRALAFWTEKLGLTVATDQQFDDKQRWIELRIPGADTRLVLFTTNGSEALIGQFAPMSFWSDDVDATYQQLVDAGVEVLGPPKKAEWGSSLLFKDPDGTTFHIGSR, from the coding sequence ATGCCCCACACCGACACCGCCGCCGTGCGCGGAATCAAGTTCGTCAGCATCCCCACGCGCGATCAGGACCGCGCGCTCGCGTTCTGGACGGAGAAGCTCGGCCTCACGGTCGCCACGGATCAGCAGTTCGACGACAAGCAGCGCTGGATCGAGCTGCGCATCCCGGGCGCCGACACGCGGCTCGTGCTGTTCACCACGAACGGCTCCGAGGCGCTGATCGGCCAGTTCGCGCCGATGAGCTTCTGGAGCGACGACGTCGACGCGACGTACCAGCAGCTCGTCGACGCCGGCGTCGAGGTGCTCGGCCCACCGAAGAAGGCGGAGTGGGGATCGTCGCTGCTGTTCAAGGATCCCGACGGCACGACGTTCCACATCGGCAGCCGGTAG
- a CDS encoding ABC transporter ATP-binding protein, which produces MIGRGNGNLSGKAERPGRAVSRASSSDDLKTGLPNAKKKVDTKAAWREARKLMMQHRRSLSIGLVLMLVSRLAGLLLPASTKWLIDDVIGKNRHDLLWPIAFAVAGATVVQAITGFALSQVISVAAQKAISDMRRRVLNKVTRLPVRFFDEHQTGVLISRVMSDAEGIRNLVGTGVVQLVGGVFTAVVALGVLFYLNWVMTCAILVLLVAFGGGMTTAFKKLRPIFRERGKINAEITGRLNETLNGIRVVKAYGTERREQVVFAKGVHRLFRNIASSITGVSATTSGSTVVVGLVGFVIFAIGGPAVVRGDMTLGQLMSYTAFVGILSAPVVSIASIGTQISEAIAGLDRIREILELPTEIDEDARRDRLPVIRGDIRFDHVSFEYNPGQPVLKDVTFDAASGSTTALVGSSGSGKSTLVSLVMAFNRPTVGRVLVDGRDLDDVRLVDYRSHLGVVLQDNFLFDGTVAENIAFSRPSAPREEIEHVARLANCDEFVRGFPKGYDTVVGERGVRLSGGQRQRIAIARALLADPRILILDEATSSLDSESESLIQEALGRLRGGRTTFVIAHRLSTIRSADQILVLEHGEIVERGSHAELMALGGRYRTLHDRQYQWEQNRFINPGEELTAAEDVETAKA; this is translated from the coding sequence GTGATCGGACGGGGGAACGGAAACCTGAGTGGCAAGGCCGAGCGGCCCGGGCGCGCGGTGTCGCGGGCGTCGTCGAGCGACGACCTGAAGACCGGCCTGCCTAACGCGAAGAAGAAGGTGGACACGAAGGCCGCGTGGCGCGAGGCGCGGAAGCTGATGATGCAGCACCGCCGGTCGCTGTCGATCGGCCTCGTGCTCATGCTCGTCAGCCGGCTCGCCGGGCTGCTGCTCCCCGCGTCGACGAAGTGGCTCATCGACGACGTGATCGGGAAGAACCGCCACGACCTGCTGTGGCCGATCGCGTTCGCGGTCGCCGGCGCGACGGTCGTGCAGGCGATCACTGGCTTCGCGCTGTCGCAGGTCATCAGCGTCGCCGCGCAGAAGGCGATCAGCGACATGCGCCGCCGCGTGCTGAACAAGGTCACGCGGCTTCCCGTGCGCTTCTTCGACGAGCACCAGACGGGCGTGCTCATCTCGCGCGTGATGAGCGACGCCGAGGGGATCCGGAACCTCGTCGGCACCGGCGTCGTGCAGCTCGTCGGCGGCGTGTTCACCGCCGTGGTCGCGTTGGGCGTGCTGTTCTACCTGAACTGGGTGATGACGTGCGCCATCCTCGTCCTCCTCGTGGCGTTCGGCGGGGGGATGACGACGGCGTTCAAGAAGCTGCGGCCGATCTTCCGCGAGCGCGGGAAGATCAACGCCGAGATCACCGGGCGGCTGAACGAGACGCTGAACGGGATCCGCGTGGTGAAGGCGTACGGCACCGAGCGGCGCGAGCAAGTGGTGTTCGCGAAGGGCGTGCACCGCCTCTTCCGCAACATCGCGAGCTCGATCACGGGCGTGTCGGCGACGACGTCGGGATCGACGGTGGTGGTGGGGCTGGTCGGCTTCGTGATCTTCGCCATCGGCGGCCCCGCGGTGGTCCGCGGCGACATGACGTTGGGCCAGCTCATGTCGTACACGGCGTTCGTCGGCATCCTGTCCGCGCCGGTGGTGAGCATCGCGTCGATCGGCACGCAGATCTCCGAGGCGATCGCGGGGCTCGACCGCATCCGCGAGATCCTCGAGCTGCCGACGGAGATCGACGAGGACGCGCGGCGCGACAGGCTGCCGGTGATCCGCGGCGACATCCGGTTCGACCACGTGAGCTTCGAGTACAACCCGGGGCAGCCGGTGCTGAAGGACGTCACGTTCGACGCGGCGAGCGGATCCACCACGGCGCTGGTCGGGTCGAGCGGGTCGGGCAAGAGCACGCTCGTGTCGCTCGTGATGGCGTTCAACCGGCCGACGGTGGGACGCGTGCTCGTCGACGGCCGCGACCTCGACGACGTGCGCCTCGTCGACTATCGCTCGCACCTCGGCGTGGTGCTGCAGGACAACTTCCTGTTCGACGGCACGGTGGCGGAGAACATCGCGTTCTCGCGGCCGAGCGCACCGCGCGAGGAGATCGAGCACGTCGCGCGGCTCGCGAACTGCGACGAGTTCGTGCGCGGCTTCCCGAAGGGGTACGACACGGTGGTTGGCGAGCGCGGCGTGCGGCTCTCCGGCGGCCAGCGGCAGCGCATCGCGATCGCGCGCGCGCTGCTCGCCGATCCACGCATCCTGATCCTCGACGAGGCGACGTCGAGCCTCGACTCGGAGAGCGAGTCGCTGATCCAGGAAGCGTTAGGCCGGCTGCGCGGCGGGCGCACGACGTTCGTCATCGCGCACCGCCTCTCCACGATCCGCAGCGCCGACCAGATCCTGGTCCTCGAGCATGGCGAGATCGTGGAGCGCGGCTCGCACGCCGAGCTGATGGCGCTCGGCGGCCGCTATCGCACGCTGCACGACCGGCAGTACCAGTGGGAGCAGAACCGGTTCATCAACCCCGGCGAGGAGCTCACCGCGGCCGAGGACGTCGAGACGGCGAAGGCCTGA